The Labeo rohita strain BAU-BD-2019 unplaced genomic scaffold, IGBB_LRoh.1.0 scaffold_947, whole genome shotgun sequence genome contains a region encoding:
- the LOC127162480 gene encoding regulation of nuclear pre-mRNA domain-containing protein 1B has translation TEELVKALQDLENAASGDAAVRQKIASLPQEVQDVSLLEKITDKQAADKLSKTVDEACLLLAEYNGRLAAELEDRRQLARMLTEYIQSQREALNEREKKLEEYKQKLARVTQVRKELKSHIQSLPDLSLLPNVTGGLAPLPSAGDLFSTD, from the exons ACGGAGGAGCTGGTGAAAGCGCTGCAGGATCTTGAAAACGCTGCGTCCGGTGATGCTGCCGTGAGACAGAAGATCGCATCACTGCCACAGGAAGTGCAGGATGTTTCTCTTCTTGAAAAGATCACAG ATAAACAGGCGGCAGATAAGTTGTCAAAGACAGTGGACGAGGCCTGTCTGCTGCTGGCCGAGTATAACGGACGTCTGGCAGCTGAGTTAGAGGACAGGAGACAACTGGCCCGAATGCTGACAGAATACATACAGAGCCAGAGAGAAGCGCTCAACGAGAGGGAGAAGAAACTGGAG GAATACAAGCAGAAACTGGCCCGCGTCACACAAGTGAGGAAAGAGCTCAAGTCTCACATCCAGAGTCTTCCAGACCTTTCTCTCCTACCGAACGTCACCGGCGGTCTCGCTCCTCTCCCGTCCGCTGGAGATCTGTTTTCCACTGACTGA